A region of the Mytilus edulis chromosome 11, xbMytEdul2.2, whole genome shotgun sequence genome:
AGAATGATTCCCACACTGAACCAGAGGTTtccccatttaaaaaaatatgtactgaGACTGATAAATGTTTTTTGTCCAATTTTGCAGATGCCGAAGAGTGCACTAGTTCAGATATTCACCATTATACTGAAATCAATGTTCCAGTTTTTGAGAAAGCTTTTTCAGTTTCTATCCATACACAGTTTCCAGAATACAGTACCAGTGATACCTTTTTTTCTCATCTTTGTCATTCccattataataaattaaacaaatgtaTTAACCTAACTGTTGTACAATGTATAGTATGTGATAAATTTTCTGGAAAAAATGCTGGTTCATTTAAAACTGTCAGTGAGGATAAACGGGAGCTATTTACTCGTTACTTTAACTTTGATATGCATGTGGAAAATTTAATTTGTTGTCCATATtgttacaataattttaattcattttctaGATCAGATGCTGCAGAGGACCAGTTGTCCAAAACCACTGAATACTTATTCAGTTGTTTGGAAAATTTTACCATTATAGACACTGAAAAGGTTACATcagaaaatatagatttattttctttcaggtCTGTTCTAGAATCTGTAATAAattcttttgtagaagaaaaagCCTTGCTTTTACCAAATTTATTTGAGCAGTACAAATGTATTTTACACAAAAATGCAAACAAATTAGGCTTATGTGTTGAGCAGAAGGTTTTGCATCGTCCACAGTGGTTATTTACCATGTTAAAGTCGTGCCTTGGCAGAGCCCTAGCATATTATGTGCCAAACAAGAAAAATTTAGGGAGAATGATTTACAGGAATGGTACTGATATATTTGCTTGTTTACATACACTTGTTGTTGAAAATAGTAAATGCATTGAAGAGAATAAAAGATTAAATAAAGAAAGCATTATCCAAGCAGAAAAATTGGCTTCTACTGTATCAGAggaaaatagaaaaaacaaacaagagcAAAGTCTAGAAGATGctgtaaaaatcttaaaaaattatGTCAAAATATATGTTTCAGATAAAATCAAGATGGACGGACTTCCTGACATAGACAATTTTAATTGTAAAGATGAAATCTTGAAAATCCCCCCTATattatggaattttatttttcgaATTTGTTCTACAGATAATGAAGAGAAAGTACTGAAGAATTCACAGTTTACTTGGAATTCGCATTATTCTGAAcctctttttaatattttcagaatgatGCCACGTTTGTACATTTTGAgttgtatttttcatttacagAATTCTCAGTGTGTGCAACCTTTGCATTTATTATGTACAGACATAGCTGACAAATTTTCTAATTCATCAAGTACATATCTTTCTATTAATGCTAGATTAGGGGCTGGTATCTCTAAGGACTCTCTTAGAAGGTACATCACTAACAGGTGTAGAGAGTTGGAACAAAAACAGAGGTATATTTTATCAGATAGTTTTATTGTAGCCTCATTTGACAATCTTGATAAAAACCAGGCTTACTCTGTAGTATGTGCTGGAAAAGATAGAAGTGGCTTTCATGGAACCACAATACAGACTGTGGTTCCAAAGCCCAGTcaaaaaattaatatgtttgatgACTCCAATCTGATTTctaatcttaatcatgttaatcagacCAACATCGAACATGACATATCTGAAGTTCCCAATTCCAGAGACCGTAAACTGGAAAAAGGAATTATTCAGAAACTTGTTAATCCAGAAGACAAATTTGGACTACCACAAGTAAAAAAGCAAAACAAGTTTTCTGACATGTCACCATCAGATTTAGAAGAAACAGCTGCAGAGATTTCAGAATGGGATGAATTTTATAGAAGTATTACTAAATATGGATTTtctaaaaactttttaaaaaaagaaaatattgttttaccaggtattaaaaccttttttttctaTTCCAGTTGAATCCACTGAACAATCTGATTTTTCATCAGTGGCCATATTGGACGAAACAGCAGATAGCAAAGATACAGTATTAAAggttttgaatattttgtatgATAAATTTCAAGTTGGTCAGTTAACAAATTATGTTATTGTTGTAGGTGATGGAAAGAGTTATGATCATTTGATCAAACTGAAATCTGAATATGGGGATCAAATGGATTGGGTACTTGCCTACCCTGGGGATtggcatattttaaaaaatgtccttCCCATATTTGTtaagatttattttgatgcagGATTAAAGCAACTTGCTACCAAACATCATCATGGAGCTACATTGAAAGTTTTAACTGAGTGTAGCAAGTTTGCTGTAACTCATAGGTTTTTTTATACAAGCTTGGGAAGCAGTTATGAGACATCAAGTGAAATCCTTTTTTGAATACAAATCATGTGAATCACCTTATGATATTCAAATTTCAGATTTAATACTAACTATTATTTCAGATATGTCATTAGATGGAGAAGAAGATGAGGTTTGTAAACCTGATGTCTGGGAGAAGGTATGTGAGAAAAAAAAGgagatttttactttttttacagaTGATTTATTAGAAGAATATAAAACTTGGCGTCATGAGAACTCCTCAGTCAACCAAACCTTTGCCTTTTGGGACAATTTTGTACATTTAGATTTTATGGCTTATCTTGGATTGTTCTTCTCAATACGTAGTAGAAACTGGCACTTGCGCAATGTTTCGCTGAAAAAAATTACTTGTCTATTTCATGCTTTTGATAGGCAAAATTATCAGAGACTAATACCATACCATCTTGCTGATCTCCACACCTTTCCAGAACCTGTTATTCAACATTTTACAGCTGGCTGCTTCTCAGTTTCAATTTCAGGTAAACATTTGTATTCTGTAGCATTAGATGAAGCACATGAAATGGAGATTAATTTAAAGTCAAAAAATGCTCTTAACTCTTTCAGCCAGTCTTCTTTAGCAAACCTCACTTTTTATTTACCTTACAGAGCAAAGACATTGCACAACCTTAAATCAGAATTACAACTTGAAAGAGAAGAAGGTTTATATCAGAGAGAAGGTACAATGTCTTATgttaaaaatgcagaaaaaacagTTTGTGAATACATGTCCAATTTAGAAACATCATCTCTGTTTGACATGAACTGTAATGAACATTTACACCATATTTTTACTAGAACTGAAACTGATCATGAACAAACTGACAGTTTGATAAATTACAGAAAGTATGGTGAGGAAGACATGGCTAACTATTTGAAATGCTTTTTATTTAGGACTTATGAAACAGCAGGAAAGCCTCCCTccagaaaaagaagaaatttaaaaacttttgcccctattaaaataactattcacaagcaaaagaaagaaattaaagATCAAAATACAGTGATTtcttgtttaagaaaaaaaattgctttttCAAAGCATAGTGGTAATGCAGTCAAAGATTTAGACCAGTTTTTACAGTTACCTCGTGCTTTGTGTGATGCAGAAGGAATTCCAGAAAAGGGTCAAAAAGCCACTGCAGCTaatgtctttaaaaatatttattctgaTGCTTTTTTATTACAGGTTCCTAAGGCTCCAGTATCAAGTAAAACTACTGTCATTATTGATGGTATGTTTATTATTAATACCAGTCCACTTGCCTCACACCAGACCTTTGGTGATTATggtgattttctttttaatagaTGGATTATAAAGTACTATAATCAATATACAGCAAATGAGGTTCATTTACTGTTTGATGATCCAAATAGGAATGGTGTGAGCCCAAAAGACATTGAAAGAACGCGAAGGAATACAGTTGTACAGGAACCAGTGGTACGTACATGTATTTCCTCTGACACCCCATTGCTATCAAACTGGAGAAATTTTATTGCAGTTCGGCATCAAAAGCGACTTTTGGTTAACTTTTTGTCTGACTATTTTTTATCTCTTTCATTGACTTATTTCTCTACTAACCAATGTTGTTTTGTTACAGCTGGAGGATTCGACGATGACAGAAAAGACAGAGCAATTTCCATATTAAAGGGTCAGGTGGTAGATTATGACTTGGCATCTGGCAATCATGAAGAGGCAGACACTAGAGTATGGTTACATGCATCAGTAACAACAGCAGATCAAGTCATAATCTACAGCCCTGATACTGATGTATTTTTTATAGGTTTGACACTTGTACCTGATTTGAATAAAACTGTATATGTGCAGTTGAGAGATTCACCATACAACAATTCATTTCTTTCCATGGACAAACTTGTAAAGTGTATTACTTTAAATGATTCGCTTTTACAGGGAATTGACAGTGTTTTGATATGTATGCAGTTACTTTTTATCTATAGTGGATGTGATTTTGTGTCATATTTCAGAGGTTGTGGTAAAAAGACATTTTTTGATGTATTTAGAAAGCATGCCTCTTTCATTGTAGGAAATGGAAGCTTTTCAGATGTTCAGGGTAATAATGGCCTTTATTCATTTTACAGGTTGATATGTTCTGTTTATTTTAGTAAACATCGTGCTGCATTTCAGCCTTATTCTACCCCTAAATCATTATTTGATTCTATTTCAGAGGGGGACTTACATGaaaaacatttatcttttatttcagCTATCAGAGAAAAGCTGTGGGAAAGAGTGGTCACTGAAGTGGAAATGATGCCAAACCATGAAGCCCTCAAACTACACTGGATGCGGTGTTGCTGGGTGTTTGATTATTGGAGTCAGAGCACCAGCAATACCCATGTACTATCTGATTTGTCAAAATGTGGATGGCAAATCACTGATAATAGATTAGAAATTGTTTGGGacactgttttaaattttcagaaaGTCGAGAAAACTGTAGAATGGTATACTAAAGGGTGTGGATGTAAGACTGGATGCAAAACAAATAGGTGTAAATGTAGAAAGGCACAAAATGAAAACTGTGATGGGTTTTGTGGTCCAGGTTGTAAATGTGTAAACTGTTTTAATGTTCCAGGTAGTGGAGATCAAGTACTAGATATGTCTATTGACCTTGATGATGTCATTTTAGATGACACAGAAGAGTTTGAAGATCCAGTTGAGGTTGAACAACCTGAATTAGATGGATTAGTAGAGGAACTTGATCAAACAGATGATTATTGGCTTTTCAGTACTGAAGAGGTTTAATTTTTATTCCTTTTCAGACAAAAATACTTTGATGAATGTTTTTAATGGCAAATCTGTTCAGTTTATCACAGATACAGTTCTTTCAGATGAAAAGTGGAATCAAGCTTGAAATATTGTAATAGGTATTCTTTTAATGTTCTGCATATTTAGTTTTTGATGTTCTGGAAATTTGCATTGTTGGGTTTCTGTCATAATAATCTATACCCAACTTCTGCTTTTACTGAAAATAACACTTCTAATCTGAAAGAATGTTTTATTGGAGAAGCCTTGAACctaaatttgataaacaatttgcAAGTCTTGAAATCTTGCTTGTCAATATTATTTGATTCAGTTATCTAACTGCATTTgtatgaaataatttgataaaactttGTGTATATAATGTTTAGGATTAAAgtgttatggttttttttatatttttgtatataactttCATGTAAATTGATAATATTCactgatattttttcaattttattaatattcattaGTCTTGtttaacaattgttttgttttcaaattcctATCACTAAATTTGCAAGTTCCCCTGTTCAAATTTGTTATTGTTAATTCTACTTTTGAACCTCATCTTGTTGTGCATTTCAGGTATTTAGGGGCTTGATACATTGAAATCTcatcaaagagagataactcttaaAATTTGAGCTATTGGAAAGAACTGCATTAATTATAATCACTATATTTCTTTAGGACTATTGAATGGCTGTTCTTGATGTTTATTTTAACTAGACATCAAAGGAGATTAGCAAATATTTATGTATAATGCTAGATTTGTAATGTACA
Encoded here:
- the LOC139495052 gene encoding uncharacterized protein, whose protein sequence is MSLDGEEDEVCKPDVWEKVCEKKKEIFTFFTDDLLEEYKTWRHENSSVNQTFAFWDNFVHLDFMAYLGLFFSIRSRNWHLRNVSLKKITCLFHAFDRQNYQRLIPYHLADLHTFPEPVIQHFTAGCFSVSISGKHLYSVALDEAHEMEINLKSKNALNSFSQSSLANLTFYLPYRAKTLHNLKSELQLEREEGLYQREGTMSYVKNAEKTVCEYMSNLETSSLFDMNCNEHLHHIFTRTETDHEQTDSLINYRKYGEEDMANYLKCFLFRTYETAGKPPSRKRRNLKTFAPIKITIHKQKKEIKDQNTVISCLRKKIAFSKHSGNAVKDLDQFLQLPRALCDAEGIPEKGQKATAANVFKNIYSDAFLLQVPKAPVSSKTTVIIDGMFIINTSPLASHQTFGDYGDFLFNRWIIKYYNQYTANEVHLLFDDPNRNGVSPKDIERTRRNTVVQEPVVRTCISSDTPLLSNWRNFIAVRHQKRLLVNFLSDYFLSLSLTYFSTNQCCFVTAGGFDDDRKDRAISILKGQVVDYDLASGNHEEADTRVWLHASVTTADQVIIYSPDTDVFFIGLTLVPDLNKTVYVQLRDSPYNNSFLSMDKLVKCITLNDSLLQGIDSVLICMQLLFIYSGCDFVSYFRGCGKKTFFDVFRKHASFIVGNGSFSDVQGNNGLYSFYRLICSVYFSKHRAAFQPYSTPKSLFDSISEGDLHEKHLSFISAIREKLWERVVTEVEMMPNHEALKLHWMRCCWVFDYWSQSTSNTHVLSDLSKCGWQITDNRLEIVWDTVLNFQKVEKTVEWYTKGCGCKTGCKTNRCKCRKAQNENCDGFCGPGCKCVNCFNVPGSGDQVLDMSIDLDDVILDDTEEFEDPVEVEQPELDGLVEELDQTDDYWLFSTEEV